From a single Hymenobacter sp. YIM 151500-1 genomic region:
- a CDS encoding DUF72 domain-containing protein → MDFGRLSDLRYVDFRLPPDHPETAGVLARARVAQPAPPRVYVGCPIWTNKAWLGSYFPAGIRDSDYLHHYARQFNSIELNTTHYRIPDAPTVRKWRGAVPDTFRFCPKLPQVISHDRQLYNTEALTTSFCRAIEGLGPTLGRAFLQLPPTFGPEHLPRLERYLLDFPDYVPLAVELRHPGWFADRELLSAVSALLEALGKTLVLSDVAGRRDVLHQRLTTPVALVRLNGHGLVASDFRRAEDWAARLAAWLEAGLHEAYVFIHQKDILHSPIWAQHFLHRLHELTGLAVTPPHIIEQPVQGSLF, encoded by the coding sequence ATGGATTTCGGCCGCCTTTCTGACCTGCGCTACGTTGACTTTCGCCTGCCACCCGACCACCCCGAAACGGCCGGGGTGCTGGCGCGGGCGCGCGTAGCACAGCCGGCGCCGCCGCGGGTGTACGTGGGCTGCCCCATCTGGACCAACAAGGCCTGGCTCGGCAGCTATTTTCCGGCTGGCATCCGCGACAGTGACTATCTGCACCACTACGCCCGGCAGTTCAACAGCATCGAGCTGAATACCACCCATTACCGCATTCCCGACGCGCCCACCGTGCGCAAGTGGCGCGGAGCCGTACCCGATACGTTTCGCTTCTGCCCCAAGCTGCCCCAGGTTATCAGCCACGACCGGCAGCTCTACAACACCGAGGCCCTGACGACCTCGTTTTGCCGGGCCATCGAGGGCCTGGGACCCACGCTGGGCAGAGCGTTTTTGCAGCTGCCGCCCACCTTCGGGCCCGAGCATCTGCCTCGCCTGGAGCGCTACCTGCTCGATTTTCCCGATTACGTGCCCCTGGCCGTGGAGCTGCGCCACCCCGGCTGGTTCGCCGATAGGGAGCTGCTGAGTGCGGTGTCGGCGCTACTGGAGGCCCTGGGCAAAACCCTGGTGCTGAGCGACGTGGCCGGCCGCCGCGACGTGCTGCACCAGCGCCTGACCACGCCCGTAGCCCTGGTGCGCCTCAACGGCCACGGCCTGGTAGCCTCCGACTTCCGTCGCGCCGAGGACTGGGCTGCGCGTCTGGCGGCTTGGCTGGAAGCCGGCCTGCACGAGGCGTACGTCTTCATTCATCAGAAAGACATCCTGCACTCGCCCATCTGGGCCCAGCACTTCCTGCACCGCCTCCACGAGCTAACCGGCCTGGCCGTAACGCCGCCCCACATCATCGAGCAGCCCGTGCAGGGGAGCTTGTTTTGA
- a CDS encoding septal ring lytic transglycosylase RlpA family protein, translating to MKLTTRLHVSGLMMAMYLLLLPAFSAPARASRFSDDEKAPAASAKKATVLRGRASWYGREHQGLRTSNGERFDRNKYTCAHKTLPFGTRLRVTNPQTGKAVVVRVTDRGPFRHQRILDLAEIAARPLGIVTHGAVGVVAEIVPVDTPLGPTDAPADLALLAAEPAATAEAGLHTDIRTGTTEAQDVAATPEPAATYVIQAGTFGDPRNAQAVMDKIQSVVDAKTLVSVAAATTAKGKTVSRVLVGRFATSAEADVVRRRLQQVGVSGLVRQSENL from the coding sequence ATGAAGTTGACTACACGACTGCATGTCTCGGGCTTGATGATGGCCATGTACCTCTTGTTGCTGCCGGCCTTCTCTGCGCCGGCCCGCGCCAGTAGGTTCAGTGATGATGAAAAAGCCCCGGCCGCTTCGGCCAAAAAGGCCACCGTTCTGCGGGGCCGCGCTTCCTGGTACGGCCGCGAGCATCAGGGCCTGCGCACCAGCAACGGCGAGCGGTTCGACCGCAACAAGTACACCTGCGCCCACAAAACCCTGCCTTTCGGCACGCGGCTGCGCGTTACCAACCCCCAAACCGGCAAGGCCGTGGTGGTGCGCGTTACGGACCGCGGCCCCTTCCGCCACCAGCGCATCCTCGACCTGGCCGAAATTGCGGCCCGCCCCCTGGGCATCGTTACGCACGGCGCAGTAGGGGTAGTAGCTGAAATAGTACCCGTCGACACCCCCCTGGGCCCCACCGACGCCCCCGCCGACCTGGCCCTGCTGGCCGCTGAACCCGCCGCTACCGCCGAAGCCGGCCTGCACACCGACATTCGTACGGGCACCACCGAGGCCCAGGACGTAGCCGCTACGCCCGAACCCGCCGCTACCTACGTTATTCAGGCCGGCACCTTCGGCGACCCGCGCAACGCTCAGGCCGTGATGGACAAGATTCAAAGCGTGGTAGACGCCAAAACGCTGGTGTCGGTAGCCGCCGCCACTACTGCGAAAGGCAAAACCGTGAGCCGGGTGTTGGTAGGCCGTTTTGCCACCTCCGCCGAAGCCGATGTGGTACGCCGCCGCTTGCAGCAGGTGGGCGTGTCGGGCCTGGTACGGCAGAGCGAGAATCTGTAG
- a CDS encoding autotransporter outer membrane beta-barrel domain-containing protein gives MHKIMKKLLLLAVSSTLALPTLAQTEQGSKLIGVSVGGLAYRTDKKNNNFSATLYPSMGVFVANNLLVGSNVLLGYQRLRFETSFADQTSRSFSYGLTPFARYYVPGTGRHRFFGQLSAGVHWNSYRSRKESVNQPIETSRQTIRSFTYGGALGYNYFLSQNAALEVTAGYNRYSQKPGNGSYGDLDIQAGFSIFLPSKKAAASGN, from the coding sequence ATGCACAAAATAATGAAGAAGCTTTTGCTTTTAGCAGTAAGTAGCACCCTGGCTTTACCCACACTGGCGCAAACCGAACAAGGCTCCAAGCTAATAGGAGTGAGCGTGGGGGGCTTGGCCTACCGCACCGACAAAAAGAACAATAACTTTTCAGCGACGCTGTATCCGTCGATGGGGGTGTTTGTAGCCAACAATCTGCTGGTAGGTAGCAACGTGCTGCTAGGCTACCAGCGCTTACGCTTCGAAACCAGTTTTGCAGACCAAACGAGTCGGAGTTTTTCTTACGGCCTGACGCCTTTTGCGCGTTACTATGTGCCGGGCACTGGCCGGCACCGTTTCTTTGGGCAGCTAAGCGCAGGAGTACACTGGAACAGCTACCGCTCCAGAAAAGAGAGTGTAAACCAGCCCATTGAAACGAGCCGCCAGACAATCAGGTCCTTTACGTACGGGGGCGCGCTGGGCTACAATTATTTCCTGAGTCAAAATGCCGCTCTTGAAGTTACGGCCGGCTACAACCGTTACAGCCAGAAGCCTGGCAACGGCTCCTATGGTGACTTGGACATCCAGGCGGGTTTTTCCATCTTCCTCCCCTCCAAGAAAGCTGCTGCATCTGGTAACTAA
- a CDS encoding penicillin acylase family protein has product MLRFLKPALALLVSLTLTWVLNTKQGDVPPVGRLLSPYRGFWQNGETAADFPVRQTLALAELHQPVQVRFDDRRVPHLFAQNEHDLYYAQGYLTARDRLWQMEFMTRVAAGRISEVVGPRALEYDRFQRRMGLPYGAGKSLQAMLQNDTTRQVLEAYSAGVNAYISQLRPQDYPFEYKLLDYAPEPWQPLKCALLLKLMAWDLSGRSDDLRLSNILRKYGPAVVRDLFPGYPTREDPIVPVGTPRDFTPLPVPPVPPSFQAAVSGRVPAWEPDAELGSNNFAVAGSRSASGLPLLANDPHLQLNLPSIWYQVQLHAPGLNVYGVTIPGAPAVIIGFNEHVAWGVTNVGGDVLDWYQLKFRDSTRRAYWHDGRWKPVRRVVERVQVRGQADRIDTVLYTHHGPVVYDQAEEPFNPQTPVRHALRWTAHDPANEVLAFLRLNRARTYQDYDRALRTYGSPAQNFIFASRQNDIAIRPNGRFPLKWPEQGKFILDGTDPRHDWQGWIPMSQTPRVQNPARGFVSSANQHSAGPDYPYYLGWDYAPWDRGHRINEQLAKMRRATPDSLRRLQNDNLGVNARLMLPWMLATLEGNKMTDNCYGLLAPNSPESAAAQELAKWDYHYTTDAVAATIFELWYQELVKRLWDDDFGKKATGLEMRHPSRDRTNRLLLSESGSTLNCFQGASPWIDDRRTPEKENVHDLLTASLHFAVDSLTRKFGPLGPKWRWANQKSTDINHLAQLPGFGHQDIDCAGSPGTVNATGPRNGPSWRMVVALGPQVRAYGIFPGGQSGNPASPHYDDMLETWRTGRLDELVFLRAADENHPRVRAAWRLE; this is encoded by the coding sequence ATGCTGCGTTTCCTCAAGCCCGCTCTAGCCCTGCTCGTTAGCCTTACCCTTACCTGGGTGCTGAACACCAAGCAGGGCGACGTACCGCCCGTGGGGCGGCTGCTGAGTCCGTACCGGGGCTTCTGGCAGAACGGCGAAACAGCCGCCGACTTCCCCGTCCGCCAAACCCTGGCCCTGGCCGAACTGCACCAGCCCGTGCAGGTGCGCTTCGACGATAGGCGCGTGCCCCACCTGTTTGCCCAGAACGAGCACGACCTGTACTACGCCCAGGGCTACCTCACGGCCCGCGACCGGCTCTGGCAAATGGAGTTTATGACCCGCGTGGCAGCGGGGCGCATTTCGGAAGTAGTGGGGCCCAGGGCCCTGGAGTATGACCGGTTTCAGCGCCGCATGGGCCTGCCCTACGGGGCCGGAAAGTCGCTGCAAGCCATGCTGCAAAACGACACGACCCGGCAGGTGCTGGAGGCCTACTCGGCGGGGGTGAATGCCTATATCAGCCAGCTGCGGCCCCAGGACTATCCGTTTGAGTACAAGCTGCTCGACTACGCCCCCGAGCCCTGGCAGCCGCTGAAGTGCGCCCTGCTGCTCAAGCTCATGGCCTGGGACCTGAGCGGCCGCTCCGATGACCTGCGCCTCAGCAACATTCTGCGCAAATACGGCCCAGCGGTGGTGCGCGACCTGTTTCCTGGCTACCCCACCCGCGAAGACCCCATTGTGCCCGTGGGCACGCCGCGCGACTTTACGCCCCTGCCGGTGCCGCCCGTGCCCCCGTCGTTTCAGGCGGCCGTATCGGGGCGGGTGCCGGCGTGGGAGCCGGATGCCGAGCTGGGCTCCAACAACTTTGCCGTGGCGGGCAGCCGCTCGGCCTCGGGCCTGCCGCTGCTGGCCAACGACCCGCACCTCCAGCTCAACCTGCCCAGCATCTGGTACCAGGTGCAGCTGCACGCGCCCGGCCTCAACGTGTACGGCGTCACGATTCCGGGCGCCCCGGCCGTCATCATCGGCTTCAACGAGCACGTGGCCTGGGGCGTGACCAACGTGGGCGGCGACGTGCTCGACTGGTACCAGCTGAAGTTCCGGGACAGCACCCGCCGCGCATACTGGCACGATGGGCGCTGGAAGCCGGTGCGCCGGGTGGTGGAGCGCGTCCAAGTGCGCGGGCAGGCCGACCGTATTGACACCGTGCTTTACACCCACCACGGCCCGGTGGTGTACGACCAGGCCGAGGAGCCTTTCAACCCCCAGACGCCCGTGCGCCACGCCCTGCGCTGGACCGCCCACGACCCGGCCAACGAGGTACTAGCCTTTCTGCGCCTCAACCGGGCCCGCACTTACCAGGACTACGACCGGGCCCTGCGCACCTACGGCTCGCCGGCCCAGAACTTCATCTTCGCCAGTCGCCAGAACGACATTGCCATCCGGCCCAACGGCCGCTTTCCGCTGAAGTGGCCCGAGCAGGGCAAGTTTATTCTGGACGGCACCGACCCGCGCCACGACTGGCAGGGCTGGATACCGATGAGCCAGACGCCGCGGGTGCAGAACCCGGCCCGCGGCTTCGTGTCGTCGGCCAACCAGCACTCCGCCGGCCCCGACTACCCCTACTACCTGGGCTGGGACTACGCGCCCTGGGACCGGGGCCACCGCATCAACGAGCAACTAGCCAAGATGCGCCGCGCCACCCCGGACAGCCTGCGCCGGCTGCAAAACGACAACCTGGGCGTGAATGCCCGCCTCATGCTGCCGTGGATGCTGGCAACCCTGGAAGGCAACAAGATGACCGATAACTGTTATGGCCTGCTCGCTCCAAACTCTCCGGAATCCGCAGCCGCTCAAGAGCTGGCGAAATGGGACTACCACTACACCACCGACGCCGTAGCGGCTACCATCTTTGAGCTGTGGTATCAGGAGCTAGTGAAGCGGTTGTGGGATGATGACTTCGGGAAGAAAGCCACTGGCCTGGAAATGCGCCACCCCTCGCGCGACCGGACAAACCGGCTGCTGCTCTCTGAGTCAGGCAGCACGCTGAATTGCTTTCAAGGTGCTAGCCCGTGGATTGATGACCGGCGCACACCCGAGAAGGAAAACGTCCACGACCTGCTGACAGCTTCCCTGCACTTCGCCGTCGATTCTTTGACCCGCAAGTTTGGGCCGCTGGGGCCGAAGTGGCGCTGGGCCAACCAGAAGAGCACCGATATCAACCACCTGGCCCAACTGCCCGGCTTCGGCCACCAGGACATCGACTGCGCCGGCAGTCCCGGCACCGTGAATGCCACCGGGCCGCGCAACGGTCCGTCGTGGCGCATGGTGGTGGCGCTGGGGCCGCAGGTGCGCGCCTACGGCATCTTCCCCGGCGGCCAGAGCGGCAACCCCGCCTCCCCGCACTACGACGACATGCTCGAAACCTGGCGCACCGGCCGCCTCGACGAGCTGGTGTTTCTGCGCGCCGCCGACGAAAACCACCCGCGGGTGCGAGCGGCGTGGCGGCTGGAGTAG
- a CDS encoding energy transducer TonB translates to MLSILPFSIRPLLALCLAAGLATPALAQKKPASKALAAKVAPAKPRVFEPYEVQTPPEYAEGQYALQQYLRRPTPATDGPVRGIVQVSAVVQPDGRLTDVFVVRGLSAGCNAEALRLVKAMPRWRPARSNNQPVAARTSLVFGFEPAGATVTVRQPGGDLVGLGQPVVEEVVENKAYMYVEQMPVFPGGQERLIQYIQASLRYPAEAVANKVEDKVFVKFIVGPDGKVVKPEIVKGIGAGCDEEVLRVVRDLPVWEPGKQNGRQVSVYYTVPVNFSLQTTPGAPGVTTPPLPPVPKPEEKVYTYVEQMPTVRGAVGPSTAAISAALQTALQLPADVVSGRSGGTVYVSFVVRPDSSATDAKVVRSLCSACDEAALAAVRGLPKLVPGKQNGRPVSVQLTMPVPMYGPGHVFEANQVATAARFPGNDDALRQYLTDALRTPKVLKQENLQGAVEVRFVVQADGKVGAAEVSRPLCRSCDEEALRLVRAMPRWTPARNAADQPVAVRQRVLVQMPARTVPNRID, encoded by the coding sequence ATGTTGTCTATTCTCCCCTTTTCGATTCGCCCGCTGCTAGCCCTGTGCCTGGCCGCTGGCTTGGCCACGCCGGCGCTGGCGCAGAAAAAACCTGCTTCAAAAGCACTAGCCGCCAAAGTTGCGCCTGCCAAGCCGCGCGTATTTGAGCCGTATGAAGTGCAAACGCCGCCAGAATACGCCGAGGGCCAGTATGCTCTGCAACAGTACCTACGCCGGCCGACGCCCGCTACCGACGGCCCCGTACGCGGCATCGTGCAGGTGTCGGCAGTGGTGCAGCCCGATGGGCGCCTCACCGACGTGTTTGTTGTTCGGGGCCTGAGTGCGGGGTGCAATGCGGAAGCCCTGCGGCTGGTGAAGGCCATGCCGCGCTGGCGCCCGGCCCGCTCCAACAACCAGCCCGTAGCTGCCCGCACGTCCCTGGTCTTCGGCTTCGAGCCGGCCGGCGCTACTGTTACCGTCCGGCAGCCGGGCGGCGACCTGGTCGGCCTGGGACAGCCGGTAGTCGAAGAGGTGGTGGAGAACAAGGCGTATATGTATGTGGAGCAGATGCCTGTTTTTCCGGGCGGGCAGGAACGGCTTATCCAATACATCCAGGCCAGCCTGCGCTACCCGGCCGAAGCGGTGGCCAACAAGGTGGAGGACAAGGTGTTCGTGAAGTTTATTGTGGGCCCCGATGGCAAGGTGGTCAAACCGGAAATTGTGAAGGGCATTGGGGCGGGCTGCGACGAGGAAGTTCTGCGCGTCGTCCGGGACTTGCCGGTGTGGGAGCCGGGCAAGCAGAACGGCCGCCAGGTATCGGTGTACTATACCGTTCCGGTCAATTTCAGCCTGCAAACCACGCCGGGGGCGCCGGGTGTTACTACTCCGCCACTGCCGCCAGTGCCCAAGCCGGAGGAGAAGGTGTACACCTACGTGGAGCAGATGCCTACCGTGCGCGGGGCCGTTGGCCCCAGCACGGCAGCCATCAGCGCGGCCCTACAAACGGCGTTGCAACTGCCGGCCGACGTAGTGAGTGGCCGCAGCGGCGGTACGGTGTACGTGAGCTTCGTGGTGCGCCCCGACAGTTCCGCTACCGATGCCAAGGTGGTGCGCAGCCTTTGCTCCGCCTGCGACGAAGCGGCTCTGGCGGCGGTGCGCGGCTTACCCAAGCTGGTACCGGGCAAGCAGAACGGCCGCCCGGTATCCGTGCAGCTGACCATGCCCGTGCCCATGTACGGTCCCGGCCACGTGTTTGAGGCTAATCAGGTGGCCACGGCCGCCCGCTTTCCGGGCAACGACGATGCCTTGCGCCAGTACCTGACCGACGCCTTGCGCACACCCAAAGTGCTGAAGCAGGAAAACCTGCAAGGCGCTGTGGAAGTGCGTTTTGTGGTACAGGCCGATGGTAAAGTGGGCGCCGCCGAAGTGAGCCGCCCCCTCTGCCGCAGCTGCGACGAAGAAGCGCTGCGCCTAGTGCGGGCTATGCCGCGCTGGACGCCCGCCCGTAACGCGGCCGACCAGCCGGTAGCTGTACGCCAGCGCGTGCTGGTTCAGATGCCTGCTCGCACCGTTCCTAACCGGATAGATTAG
- a CDS encoding alpha/beta hydrolase family protein, giving the protein MQRRLAAWLLCLTLTGASAAGCQSSDTSPNPTPAAPAPEAPAPVLVAGTLLGEYTPADLAGRVGNIPLLGSLARYPIRVYRLTYTTRNVDGKSITASGALLVPVAPQAVSVISYQHGTIRPDDERRAPSYYSAGSELWTAVSVLASTGYAVAAPDYIGYGACKALPHPYEHGASLASASVDMLRAAREFCTREKVALTPKNFLLGYSEGGYATMAMHKLLEEKYAQELPVTASAPGAGAYHKSAFAKHILSSDQPLNFLSTYVWVLHTYNRVYDLNRPLAMYFNEPWAARLQADPFSDVPRLPKQLFAESFRQGVLSGSDAGITAAFRANDLHDWKPRAPLALFHGTADDYVPFFNSQDAYNAMRARGATQVELHPIQGGNHFSSVGQYTLEAFAFISKF; this is encoded by the coding sequence GTGCAACGTCGTCTGGCCGCGTGGCTGCTGTGCCTGACGCTAACCGGCGCTTCGGCGGCCGGCTGCCAATCTTCCGATACTTCGCCTAACCCGACACCGGCAGCTCCGGCGCCCGAAGCCCCGGCCCCAGTTCTGGTGGCCGGCACTCTGCTGGGCGAGTACACGCCGGCCGACCTGGCGGGCCGCGTGGGTAACATTCCGCTGCTAGGTTCCCTGGCCCGCTACCCCATCCGGGTGTACCGCCTCACCTACACCACCCGCAACGTGGATGGCAAGAGCATTACCGCCTCCGGGGCCCTGCTGGTGCCGGTGGCTCCGCAGGCCGTGTCCGTCATCAGCTACCAGCACGGCACCATCCGGCCCGACGATGAGCGTCGGGCGCCGTCGTACTACAGTGCGGGCAGCGAGTTGTGGACGGCCGTATCGGTGCTGGCTTCTACGGGCTACGCGGTGGCAGCCCCCGACTATATTGGCTATGGCGCCTGCAAGGCCTTGCCGCACCCCTACGAGCACGGCGCCTCGCTGGCTTCGGCGTCGGTGGATATGCTGCGGGCAGCGCGGGAGTTTTGCACCCGCGAGAAGGTGGCCCTGACGCCAAAAAACTTCCTGCTGGGCTATTCGGAAGGCGGCTATGCCACCATGGCCATGCACAAGCTGCTGGAAGAAAAGTACGCTCAGGAGCTGCCCGTAACGGCCAGCGCCCCCGGCGCTGGGGCTTACCACAAGTCGGCCTTCGCCAAGCACATCCTCAGTTCCGACCAGCCGCTGAACTTCCTGAGCACCTACGTGTGGGTGTTGCACACCTACAACCGCGTGTACGACCTCAACCGGCCGCTGGCGATGTACTTCAACGAGCCCTGGGCCGCGCGCCTGCAAGCCGACCCGTTCAGCGACGTGCCGCGCCTGCCCAAGCAGCTCTTCGCCGAGTCGTTCCGCCAAGGCGTGCTCAGCGGCTCCGACGCCGGCATCACGGCCGCCTTCCGCGCCAACGACCTGCACGACTGGAAACCCCGCGCCCCGCTGGCCCTCTTCCACGGCACCGCCGATGACTACGTGCCCTTCTTCAACTCCCAGGATGCCTACAACGCCATGCGGGCCCGCGGCGCCACGCAGGTAGAGCTGCACCCCATCCAGGGCGGCAACCACTTCAGCTCCGTGGGTCAGTACACGCTGGAGGCTTTTGCCTTTATCTCGAAGTTTTGA
- a CDS encoding SMI1/KNR4 family protein: protein MKTVEELFSELRKFSPDVAEFNPPAVPSLIQAFEETHGVRLPADYKAALAQSNGFSIMGDEVYGIYGAQTDMPMSLEAVYRREHEEVMVPQFPYLVPFSSDGGGNFYCFDTRFAENNPSCPVVFWVSNYEYTDEDTPEVVYNSFVAFVDEVLISWTLKAFDYEGNER from the coding sequence ATGAAAACTGTTGAAGAATTATTCAGTGAATTGCGCAAGTTTTCGCCTGACGTGGCCGAATTTAACCCGCCGGCAGTTCCTTCGCTGATTCAAGCATTTGAGGAAACCCACGGCGTACGGCTGCCCGCCGACTACAAAGCCGCTCTAGCTCAAAGCAACGGGTTCAGCATCATGGGAGACGAAGTGTATGGAATTTATGGAGCCCAGACGGATATGCCGATGTCGCTGGAAGCGGTGTACCGCAGAGAGCATGAGGAGGTGATGGTGCCTCAGTTTCCCTATCTGGTACCCTTCAGTTCAGACGGTGGTGGCAACTTTTACTGTTTTGATACCCGCTTTGCTGAGAATAATCCTTCTTGCCCGGTCGTGTTCTGGGTTTCTAATTACGAGTATACCGATGAGGATACGCCGGAGGTAGTGTACAATAGCTTCGTTGCCTTTGTTGATGAGGTACTGATTAGCTGGACACTCAAAGCCTTTGATTACGAGGGCAACGAACGATAG
- a CDS encoding YrhA family protein, translating to MEAQTQLTDLLSAVLEQLTQYEIQPQLPLSELTAEAFKSRVASTLSYNLPHTYLNILSVTDGLEWNGVVLYASETRLHDNDELDIQGLLEANVQLRLAYTPDKDFIYFAESGIDAFRHNLIANKFEISDRVVGTSVYETFDTADELFQRMLEKMLEAGNDEEEDEADF from the coding sequence ATGGAAGCCCAAACTCAATTAACAGATTTGCTGTCAGCCGTGCTTGAACAGCTAACGCAGTATGAGATACAACCTCAACTACCCCTTTCCGAACTGACCGCTGAGGCATTTAAAAGTCGTGTGGCTAGCACCCTGTCTTATAACTTGCCTCATACTTACCTGAATATTCTGAGTGTAACAGACGGGTTAGAATGGAATGGGGTTGTTCTGTATGCCAGCGAAACCCGGCTGCATGATAACGATGAACTTGACATTCAAGGATTGTTGGAGGCCAACGTTCAACTTCGTCTCGCTTACACACCTGATAAAGATTTTATCTACTTCGCCGAATCAGGTATAGATGCTTTTCGCCACAATCTGATAGCTAACAAGTTTGAAATTTCAGATCGGGTAGTAGGCACCAGCGTGTATGAAACGTTCGACACAGCTGATGAACTGTTTCAGCGTATGTTGGAGAAAATGCTAGAAGCAGGAAATGATGAAGAAGAGGATGAAGCGGATTTTTAG
- the tssD gene encoding type VI secretion system tube protein TssD, whose protein sequence is MPTPVLDAELQVARHRVLCTTTRQGLRQKTDFAGRRSTRVRSHPIEVTITGEAACWSIWDELAADSVRRESGHLVWRTAQGQVVRHLVFYDAYCTRLGFRFDARGQQGQPSLELTLRFSPAAIELNGQYTEFYSRLPWEKDPRVRRRALIQPPPLLPPHLPPLPPRTIPPAAAAAAAEEAAGLLGGAALRAASTVLGTLALVLTPANDADAPGYDAEKSFQKNHPPNLDAIRLAELEREREYRALSQQEEAEYVALLAKVKGVRVQSVADLDVIGRYKKQPQGLPGFHFENITYTKRSKADTDALRRKFASSIRPKFLKKISNDPMYVAELRKAGFDDQALKIMQGGNVPTGWQVHHKLPLDDGGDNSFNNLLLIKNTPYHSAVTGYQKTNTGHLTPGQSVIIKWPTYSRGIVYPSTQP, encoded by the coding sequence ATGCCTACGCCCGTTCTGGACGCGGAATTACAAGTAGCCCGGCACCGGGTGCTGTGCACGACGACCCGGCAGGGGCTGCGCCAGAAAACCGACTTTGCGGGCCGCCGCAGCACGCGCGTGCGCAGCCACCCGATTGAGGTAACAATTACGGGCGAAGCCGCCTGCTGGTCCATCTGGGACGAGCTGGCCGCCGACTCCGTGCGGCGGGAGAGCGGGCACTTGGTCTGGCGCACAGCCCAGGGCCAGGTCGTGCGCCACCTCGTCTTTTACGACGCCTACTGTACGCGCCTGGGGTTTCGCTTCGATGCGCGAGGGCAGCAGGGTCAGCCGTCCCTCGAACTGACCTTGCGCTTCTCACCGGCCGCCATCGAGCTGAACGGGCAGTACACGGAGTTCTACTCCCGCCTGCCCTGGGAGAAAGACCCGCGGGTGCGCCGCCGCGCCCTCATCCAGCCCCCGCCCCTGCTGCCGCCGCACCTGCCGCCCTTGCCCCCGCGCACCATCCCTCCGGCCGCCGCCGCGGCCGCGGCCGAGGAAGCGGCCGGGCTGCTGGGCGGGGCGGCGCTGCGGGCGGCCAGCACCGTGCTGGGTACGCTGGCCCTGGTGCTCACCCCGGCCAATGATGCCGACGCCCCCGGCTACGACGCGGAGAAGAGCTTCCAGAAAAACCACCCGCCAAACCTGGACGCCATTCGCCTGGCCGAGTTGGAACGGGAACGGGAGTACCGGGCCTTGAGCCAGCAGGAAGAAGCGGAGTACGTGGCTTTGTTGGCCAAGGTCAAGGGCGTTCGGGTGCAGAGCGTGGCGGATTTGGATGTTATAGGCCGCTATAAAAAGCAACCTCAAGGGTTGCCTGGTTTTCACTTTGAGAATATTACTTACACAAAACGCAGCAAAGCTGACACCGATGCATTACGTCGTAAGTTCGCATCTAGTATACGGCCGAAATTTTTAAAGAAAATCAGCAATGACCCTATGTATGTTGCTGAGTTACGGAAAGCCGGATTCGACGATCAAGCATTAAAAATAATGCAAGGTGGTAACGTCCCTACAGGTTGGCAAGTCCACCATAAGCTTCCGCTAGATGACGGTGGAGATAATAGTTTCAACAACCTGCTCCTGATAAAGAATACCCCCTATCATAGTGCAGTAACGGGATACCAGAAAACGAATACAGGCCACTTGACTCCGGGACAGAGTGTGATAATTAAATGGCCTACTTACAGCCGCGGAATTGTCTACCCTAGTACACAACCTTGA